In Actinoplanes lobatus, the DNA window CCGAATGATCATCAGTCGCCGACCGCTGACCACCGATGACGAACCTGCCCGCCGGCTCAGGAGCTCTATTCAGCAGTCCATAAGGCGGGAACCCCGGCCGGTCACGGCCGGGAGGAATGCCGTCACCCACCTGGACGGTTCTGGTTTCGCTGTGCGCGCGGACGATGCTGAGGGGTTGGCCGCCGCATGGTCGGTGAGGTGCGACGGTGATCGCGGGTGCTCGCGGCGGGCTTGATGCGGTTGTGGATGGTCTGACGTTGTGTGCCCGAACGTCGGGGATAAAGTGTCTGTTCGGGTGACATAGTCGTATCTAAACTGATCGACGTGAAGCTGGTGGTGCAGGTGAAGCTCCTGCCGACGCCTGTACAGGCGTCGGCGCTGGAGGCCACTTTGCGGGCCTGCAACACCGCCGCCTCGAAGGTTGCCGCCACCGCCCGTACCGTCGGCTGTTACCGCAACTATGACCTGCGGAAACACTCCTACCAGGCGATCAAGCGGATTGCGGGTTGGGTGCGCAGGCCGCGCAGCATGTGATCAAGAAGGTCTGCGACGCGTACACGACGTTGCAGGCCAACCTGACAGCCGGCCGTTACGGCAGACCCGGCAGCAGGCGCCGCCGCAGAGTCGAGGCCGGCCCGGTCGTGTTTCGCTGGGATGCGGCACAGCCGTACGATGCGCGGATGCTGTCCTGGCAGCACGACGCCCGGACCGTGTCGATCTGGACCACAACCGGGCGGCTCAAGGATGTCGCGTTCACCGGCTCGCCGGCCCAGCTCAAGGCGGTCGCGACCCTACCGGTCGGTGAATGCGATCTGCTGCACCGTGACGGCATGTGGTTCCTGTACGCCAGCGTGGAGGTGCCCGAGCCGCAGCTGATCGAGCCGGCCGGGTTCCTCGGTGTTGATATGGGCATCGTCAACATCGCCTACGACTCCGACGGCACCCGGCACGCCGGGGCCGAACTCAACGGCTATCGCCGCCGGCAGGCCCGGCTGCGTCAGCGGTTGCAGGCGAAGAACAGCCAGTCCGCGAAACGGCTGCTGCACCGCCGCCGTCGTAAGGAGGCGCGGCACGCCGCGGACATCAATCATGTGATCGCCAAGACCATCGTGACCGAGGCTGCACGCACCGGCCGCGGTATCGCCGTCGAACAGTTGACGGGGATCCGTGACCGGGTCCGGCTGAGAAAGCCCCAACGGGTCACCCTCTCCTCATGGTCATTCGGGCAGCTCGGCGCGTTTCTGGCGTACAAGGCCCGCCGAGCCGGTGTACCGCTCGTCGAAGTCGACCCCCGGTACACCTCGCAAACCTGTCATCGGTGCGGTCACCGCGACAAACGCAACCGTCCGAACCAGGAAACCTTCACCTGTCGGTCGTGCGGGGTCGTTGCCCACGCCGACCACAACGCGGCCCTCAACATCGCCCGGCGCGGTGCCGAGAGCTGGGGCGCAGTCAGCCGCCCACACGTGGCCTGACCTCGCAGCCAGCGGGGGAAGAGATCCACAAGCCCGCCCATTCATGACTCCGTTAGTAAATGACCAAACCGTCGCGACGGGGCGCATGAACGTCGATGCTCGACCGAGGCCAGAGCCTTGGTGGGCCTGGAATCGGCGTCCGGTTTGCGAGTTGCCCAACGGAGTCATTCATGGGCGGGTAGTTGACTCTCTCGTCGGCCACTAGCCGAAACGTCGTCGATCATGAACCGCGACTGCCGAACCCACCCTGGGATCCGCCTATCTGGTCAGGCGGTACGGGGTCATCGGGTAGGTGCCGTAATAGGGGTAGGGGATGGTTCGGTAGTGGGTTCCGCCGTCGCCGGACTGCTCGTAACCGTGGTAGCGGGTCATTGATGGGTCGGTCCAGCGTTCGAAGAGGACGACGTGGCCGCGCAGGTTGGGGGCGGTGTTGATCAGTAGGTCGCCGGGTTGCAGCTGTGATTTGGTGAGGGTGGTGGAGCGGGCGGCGAGGCCGGCGGTGTTGAGGCCGGGGCCGGGTAGGCCGAGGGTCATGGAGACGTAGCCGGAGCAGTCGCGGCGGTAGCCGTGGAACCAGTCGGTGGGATCGCCGCTGGACAGGTAGGGAACGGGGCCGCCGGACCAGGCGGTCAGCCAGGATCGGGCTCGCGCGAATACTGCCGTCGTATTGGTGCAGCCGGTGGCACAGACGGTTCCGCACGGGGCATCGCCGACCGTTTCGGATCCTGCGGTGACCTGGTCGATCAGGGTGGTGGCGGCGGGTTCGTGGCGGGCGTAGGCGTTCGGGTAGGCGGAGAGCTGTACGGCTTGGGCTGCTGCGGTCAGGGGCATCTGCTGCCAGCCGTTGACGGTGATCAGCTTGTCGTAGAACTTTCCCGTGGCGTACACCGGATCCTGCAACTGAGTGGGGCTGCCCCAGCCTTGGCTGGGGCGCTGCTGGAACAGGCCGACGGAGTCGCGGTCACCGCCCGAGAGATTCCGGAGGCCGGATTCCTGGA includes these proteins:
- a CDS encoding RNA-guided endonuclease InsQ/TnpB family protein, producing MGAQAAQHVIKKVCDAYTTLQANLTAGRYGRPGSRRRRRVEAGPVVFRWDAAQPYDARMLSWQHDARTVSIWTTTGRLKDVAFTGSPAQLKAVATLPVGECDLLHRDGMWFLYASVEVPEPQLIEPAGFLGVDMGIVNIAYDSDGTRHAGAELNGYRRRQARLRQRLQAKNSQSAKRLLHRRRRKEARHAADINHVIAKTIVTEAARTGRGIAVEQLTGIRDRVRLRKPQRVTLSSWSFGQLGAFLAYKARRAGVPLVEVDPRYTSQTCHRCGHRDKRNRPNQETFTCRSCGVVAHADHNAALNIARRGAESWGAVSRPHVA
- a CDS encoding NlpC/P60 family protein is translated as MHKLIVGAVVACLAIPLLAVTALLGSGGTPCAVASSGTAEVDGWDGDQIANAHTIVTVGMNRGVPQRGWVIAVATAIQESGLRNLSGGDRDSVGLFQQRPSQGWGSPTQLQDPVYATGKFYDKLITVNGWQQMPLTAAAQAVQLSAYPNAYARHEPAATTLIDQVTAGSETVGDAPCGTVCATGCTNTTAVFARARSWLTAWSGGPVPYLSSGDPTDWFHGYRRDCSGYVSMTLGLPGPGLNTAGLAARSTTLTKSQLQPGDLLINTAPNLRGHVVLFERWTDPSMTRYHGYEQSGDGGTHYRTIPYPYYGTYPMTPYRLTR